Genomic segment of Cydia fagiglandana chromosome 16, ilCydFagi1.1, whole genome shotgun sequence:
GAATAAAGTGCCACTGTGTTCCGTTTGTAGCCAAGCAATCTGCGATCTCGGGTAGAAATCTTGATTTTTCTTCATCAAACAACTCTTTTAACTCTCTGGCTGCTCCCACGAAATTTGTCCCATTGTCACTGTATAATTCGCTGCAATGACCTCGACGTGACATGAACCGCTTGAATGCAGCCAAAAACGCCTGCGAAGTCAAATCGCTCACTGCTTCTAAATGTATAGCACGCGTTGCCATACATACGAATAGACATATGTATCCTTTGTAGGATTTATTACCTCGACCTTTTGATACCCGTATGTTTATTGGGCCTGCGTAATCAACACCTGAATGAAGAAACGCTCTACTTATGTTCACTCTCGGTGAAGGTAATTGCCCCATCAGTTGAGGTTTGTTTGTTGCTGCGTATCTAATGCAGGTGACACATTTCCTGCAATATAATTTAACTATTGATTTAAGACCAATGATGTAATATTTCTCTCGAATGACGTTTATCATCAGCTGTGGCGCTCCGTGGAGTGTAACCTTGTGTGCATTTCGTATAACGAGAGTCGTCAACAGCGATTGCTTTGGTAAAATGATGGGATGCTTTTGGTCTTCATCTAATTCAGCGTAATGCAGCCGCCCACCAACTCGGAGTAATTCCGAGTCGTCCAGCTGTGGATTCAGAGTGGTAAGTACACTTTTCTTGCTTACTGGTTTTCCTTGCTTAACATCCTTCCACTCTTCAAAGAATGCGTGaagttgacacttttttatcattattatcaACGCATCATCAATTTCTTTCTTTAGGAGGTACTGATGTTTTGGTTTCTGTTTACACAGGAATCTGCGGCAATATGCTACGACTCTCAGCAACTTCGTCAGCGATGAGAATTTCGCCTAGATGTCGTCAACTTCGCCGTGATCTTCTACTGAAGTAGCAAGGTGAGTTTTTATTTTCCTTTCTTCTAAATTTGTCTCCAATCCCTTAGGATTAGGATATTGAATATCCTTTTCATTCAACCATGAAGGTCCTCTTAACCAGAGCTCCAAACCAATCAATTCAGAGGCCCGAATGCCCCGTGATGCACAATCTGCTGGATTATGTTCAGATTTGACATGTGACCATTGGTTACGGTCTGTGACAGTCAGTATCTCTGAACACCTGTTCCCGATGAATGTTTTCCAACGACTAGGATGACTGCTCAACCACGCAAGCACTATCTCAGAGTCAGTCCAAGCGTGTATATCTGATTTCGGTATGTTCAAAACACCCGACACTTCAATAAGCAGTTTCGCTAGCAGAACAGCACCTGATAATTCCAATCTTGGAAGACTGAGTTGTTTGATTGGGGATACTCTTGTTTTTGCTGTAATCAAACTGACATGAACTCCTCCTCTTGCATCTATAACTCGCAAGTATATGACTGCAGCAAATGCAGAATTGGAAGCATCACAGAAACCATGGAGTTCTACTAACTTCGCATCAGCCTTGTAGTATACCCAGCGCTTCAACCGAAATTGTGTGAGGTCAGAAATATCTTCCCTATACTTCGTCCATTCTTGCAATAGCGGTTGTGGTAATTCCTCGTCCCAGCCGATACCCGCAAGCCATAACTTCTGTATGAAAATCTTTGCCTTGATTATACTCGGTGCTATCCAGCCTTGTGGATCGTACAACTTTGAAATATCCGAGATAACCTTTCTTTTTGTTACAGGTGCAGACATCGGAGGCAACTGAACTGCGTACACGAACTCATCGGAAGTTCGACTCCAGGTAAGTCCCAATATCTTGTTAGTAGCTTCTAATTTGACTTCTATCTTCTTTTCATCTTGCTTTCCTAAACTGTCTTGTTGTATTTATTCAACATTGCTTCACTGTTGCTTGCCCATTTTTGCAATTCGAAACCTCCCCTTTTTAGCAATTCATTCATTTGCTTGTATATTTCGATTGCTTCTTCTTCGCTTTCGCAACCCGACATCAAATCATCCATATAAAATTCATGTTTCACTCTTTCAGCTGCTAGAGGGAAGTCTTTCCCTTCATCCTTTGCCACTTGTATCAAGCTTTTTACAGCCAGATAAGGTGCTGAAGAAGTTCCAAATGTAACGCGAAGCATCTTGTATTCCTTGATGTTCTCTTCCGGTGTCTCACACCACAAAATACGCTGGAATTCGGAGTCTTCGTCACTAACCTTTATTTGGCGGTACATTTTGACTATATCTGCAATGAAGCAGATTGGATACATACGCCAACGCATTATTATATGGCGCAACTCTGGTTGCAATCTAGGGCCTACCATTAAATCGTCGTTTAAAGATACGCCGTTCGTGCCTTTGCATGACGCATCAAAGACCGCCCGAAACTTGGTAGTTTGTCTGTCTTCGCGTATGACAGCGTGATATGGTATGTAACAACCCTTTGCTTTGTTGTCATGAATTTCCTTCATGTGATTTAACTCTAAGTATTCATCAAATACTTTCTTGTACTCCTGTTTCAGGCGCTCATCTTTCTGCATCTTCTTCTCAAGATAGTGGAATCTCTTCAACGCAATGTCCCGTGAATGACCATCGGCGCAGGCTGGTTCACTATCTCGAAATGGAAGTTTGACAACATATCGTCCCTCTTCATCTCGTGTGGTGGTTGAATGGAAGATATCTTCACACCGTTGCTCTTCGATTGACAAAATCTTATGTTTGTTGGACGGCTCTGCTTCAACCTCCCAGAAAGACTTAAGCAATTCTTCTACAGGCTCTACATGTGTGTGCAATGTTGTAACTTTGATGTTTGTGTTTTGATCCGACTTGACCGCTCCAAATAATATCCATCCCAGGGTTGTATTTTGTGCCGCTAAAGACCCTGAGGGACATTTGATAATACCATCTTGAATAATCCTAGCATAAACCTCCGCCCCTAATAAGATGTCTATCTTATTCGAAGTGTGATATTCCGGGTCAGCTAACGTTACGAGTTCTAACTCCGGCCATGAGGTGATTGATACAGCAGTTGAAGGTAAGTCTCTCGTCACTTTGTCGAGGACATACGCTGAAACACGAAACACGCAACCTGGATTGAGACGTGAACTGATTGATACCTCTACTATGGACCTTGTTGAAGGGCCCTGTTCACCTCCCAAACCTGATGTATCTACCCTGGTTGGTGTGGTTTTCAATTCAAGTAATTGAACTGCTGACCTTGCAATAAAAGACTCTTCCGACCCTTGATCTACAAGAGCTCGCAAAAGTTGATGTTTCCCGCCATTTTGTGATTCAGCTGACACTACAGCTGTTGCTAATATCTTCCGAGGTGCTACACCCTTAACAAAATGGCTGGTGATGTGTGTAGAGGTTGATGGATGCTCCTCAGATGATGAAGCATTGATAGGTGCTTTGATTTGACTCACAACTGGTGAAGCTTCATTGCCAATGGAATGATTCGCCACCGTAGTGTGCGATTCGCCCTTTAAATGTAACAATGAATGGTGCcgtttgttacatatttggcaCGATGTGGTACTTTTACAGTGTTTTACCGAATGATTGTTGCCCAGACAATTGAAACACAACCCTTGTGTTTGCACAAAGTTACGCTTGCTATCAAGATCCCTATTAATAAAATCCTTACAGCTTCTAAGATGGTGATTATCTTTGCACAATGCACAACTTGACTGAGCTACATGAAACGATTGATTTATTTGATTACTGTGAGAATTAAAAGTGCGCTGTTTCTGAACAAAAGTGTTTGATTTTGAATCTAAGAACTCCAACGAATGGTATTTGGTTTCCAAAAACTCTTTGAATTGTTTAACTGTTGGCAAATTATCGGAACTCGATACCAATTCGCTGACCTTAGACTCCCATTGCTTCCTACTCTCCGAATCTAATCTCTGgctaacaatataaattatcatGACATCCCATGTACCAGTGTCAATACCTAACCCTTTCATGGCATTTAATGTTTCTGTTGTGACATCTAGTAATTGCTTGATTGCACTGGAGGACTCGGTTGAAATGCTTCTTTGACCGAAAAACCGCTGTAAAATGCTATTAACTAAATACTGTTTATTGTTGTATCGGCTTTTCAAAAGAGTCCAGCATTGCTCGTAACTATCATTAGTTATGGGTATATGTCGTAACAATTGTTCAGCTTCTCCCTTGAGATGTCCCTTCAAGTAATGTAATTTCTGTACATCATCAATTTCATTATTGTCGTGAATGAGTGAAACAAATAGATCCCTGAAACTCATCCATTCTGTATAAAGTCCAGAAAATGTTGGAATGGTAATCTTTGGTAGCCTGACATGACTGGTCTTTGAAGTTGTAGCCTTTGACATGTGTAACGAAGTATCGGAGTTACTTGGATTTGGTTTCAATCGGTTGAGTGCATCTTTCAGTGCGCATTTATAATCCAAGTAATTTTCCTCAGTTACGTCGTATACTGTTTCTGTTCCATATATAGATTTTTCCACGTCTGGTGCTGCATAGGCTTTAACCAATTCGTCATGTCCTGAAGAAAACTTCTCCCACAGTGATTCCAAATTTTCTAGTCGCGATTCTACATATGTAACTGTCACTCGTTCCTTGGGTGACTTTCTGAAGTTAGTATGTCCTTTCGCGATGCGTACAGAAACGTCAACAAGCCATGATATTTCCGCGTCCATATTGACAATAATGAATTGAAATTACAAGTTGAAGTGTTCCAAAAAAATTCCAAATCCAGAGAtagatgaaaataaaaatgttcaaAGTCCGttgaaaatttataatttagtcGTAAATAATGTTTTAGAACAAAAGGGTATCATGTCCGCAATACTTTTATTGAGGGTGTACGAAATTGGTCACCTTTCCCCTTTTCATTTTTCCGGGGGGTACGAAACGTATATGATTTCCCCTTTTGCAAAGTTTGTTGAAAATGGTTTTTGATTATTGTAAACACTTTTAAATCCGTAATTGATAGTTGGAAACCCGATGTGCGACACTAATAATTAACTTGAATGTACTCACAGTTTATCTTCTTAGATTGAAACTTAAAAACACTGCACTTCCCTTTATATCCGGTTCATCAAGGACCATGAATAAAATTGGTGTAATTTCTTCTCTGTTTTGTtgtaatttaaatacaaatacgaaaattatattaaagggCGACTATATTTGATGATATGACAGATGTGAGTGAAAATTTGGTGACACAATTCTTTTTAAtatgttaaattaaaatttatgtcATTATCGAATACATTACGAACGTAAAAAGGTTGCAGTCTGAACACAAAGTGACCCATTTTCGTGGtgctattaggtaggtacctattataaagAAACTATAAAATGGGGGTATTTTCATTCGCCGACAAATTGGTTCGCAGTTCGGCGAACTACTGTAGCACTCGTAGTTTTAATAAAAGTGATTTTTTGATATCGCAAGTGAATTATGATGTCAATGTAAAAGGTGAAAAGAAGAAAGATATTccaatacaaaatataaaattggcATGTATATCAGAGACGTTATAGAATAATGATAAAATTCGGATACAACAGCATAATTACTGCTGGAATGTTACTGTTGCAGCGTCGACTTGATCTAGGGTAGTTTAGCCGGTTTACCGGCCACCTCCGGTTCTCGGCCACTACGTAGTAAAACTGTAATAACATGACAACTTTACcgtatttattgaaaaaatgagGGTAGTCGGATAAATTaagttgacattgacatatcctAAATTTGTTAGCTTGATAACGTTTTGATTGGCTCGTCAGTGCACCAAAGCAATTTATCAAGTGTGGATGTTGgacaaatttgtaaaaaaaattgtgattcaatattttttcaaggtaagtaaaaatattgttttcgtGGGTTTGAGACCATTATTGATGTTAATGTGCATTGTGGATAAGTTGAATTTAAGTTATTATGATTTAAATGTAcgaatttttttatataagtcAATTAAATGTGATGGTCGGGTAACTAAATGCGATTTCGCAAACATATTTAGTTCTCGGCCGCCCGGCCGAGAACAGGATTGAGGCAAGTAATTTTTAATTGATTATCTTCCCTATTAAAAGACAgccaacaaaataaatatttcaaataatacttatttgtatCCACGTAATTCATGTAGTTAGTTCTCGGCCGCATGCTTATTAACAAACAATTGGTTAAAATCTGctttaaaatcttttgtatttggcGGCCAAGAACAGGATTATAAAAAGTTAGTTTTCGGCCTAGCTAACTTAGGACGGCCGAGAAAccagtaatatttattttgttttcggcccttgaaaataaataatttttacacTATTTGTATATTAACAAGATGCTTCAAAAAGAAGATAAGGTTTGACTATCAGCGACGAAGAATTTTCGTTATTTTAATGTAACGTCTTCATGATCTTCCTAGCATTGTCACGAATCATAGGAgcctagtttttacgaaaatgactgccatctgaccttccaccTATGTGTATATTGGAATTAATTCGATAATGGTAAATATTACTGGTGATAAGtagttaccgtagcctatggatgcctgtaACTTCAAGGGTGTTACCGACCCATAAAAACCTCCGGACTTACGCACGCTACTAGTTAGGCTACAAAATgtcttattttaatattttgagtATGTTTTGGAAAACTCTTTACGAGATGTAGGTACCATAAAAGTTCCTATTAAC
This window contains:
- the LOC134672232 gene encoding uncharacterized protein LOC134672232 encodes the protein MCAVRASPEPRRVPPLQEPPRHVEFTNNTGATLTCSTRGDYQVCSVTKRTPEPRRVPPLQEPPRHVEFTNNTGATLTCSTRGDYQVCSVTKRTPEPRRVPPLQEPPRHVEFTNNTGATLTCSTRGDYQVCSVTKRTPEPRRVPSLQEPPRHVELTNNTGATLTCSTRGDYQGESHTTVANHSIGNEASPVVSQIKAPINASSSEEHPSTSTHITSHFVKGVAPRKILATAVVSAESQNGGKHQLLRALVDQGSEESFIARSAVQLLELKTTPTRVDTSGLGGEQGPSTRSIVEVSISSRLNPGCVFRVSAYVLDKVTRDLPSTAVSITSWPELELVTLADPEYHTSNKIDILLGAEVYARIIQDGIIKCPSGSLAAQNTTLGWILFGAVKSDQNTNIKVTTLHTHVEPVEELLKSFWEVEAEPSNKHKILSIEEQRCEDIFHSTTTRDEEGRYVVKLPFRDSEPACADGHSRDIALKRFHYLEKKMQKDERLKQEYKKVFDEYLELNHMKEIHDNKAKGCYIPYHAVIREDRQTTKFRAVFDASCKGTNGVSLNDDLMVGPRLQPELRHIIMRWRMYPICFIADIVKMYRQIKVSDEDSEFQRILWCETPEENIKEYKMLRVTFGTSSAPYLAVKSLIQVAKDEGKDFPLAAERVKHEFYMDDLMSGCESEEEAIEIYKQMNELLKRGGFELQKWASNSEAMLNKYNKTV